gtttcagggggaagtaatgaatcttttccgagaatatggcattgaacatcacaggtcttctccgtaccgtccgcaggctaatggggcagtagaagcagctaataagaaccttaaaaggatcctcgtaaagacggtagaatcacatcggaactggcatgagcacctccctctcgcgttgtgggcttattgcacgacagtcagaacctcgactggggcaacaccattctctttggtgtatggcacagaagcagttttgccgattgagattgaaaagcgatcgttgagaatcgcagtggaagcagaaattcccgaggcggaatgggtaaagaggcgatgcgagcagttggctttagttgatgagaaaaggatggaagccttTTACCAtatacagttatatcaaagaaggatggctcgggctttcaataaaaaagtcaagaccagccctatcaaagaaggagatttggtgctgaaacagatccgtgtgacgcacaccgacccgagggggaagttcaggcttaactgggaaggaccattcgtcgtgaagaagatactaagcaaaggagcggtgaagttaaccacaatggacggcatggaattctccgaacctaccaatctggataggcttaagaaatactttttgtaaaaaaaataaaaaagaaaaataaagaaaaattcccgataggttgaaaacccgcaaagggcgacctatgcaacaataagggacatcccaatgggtgaaaacccgaaagggcactcatttaaaaattccgggatagtaaaaggagaggagaaaaatcgacgggatccgaaaaccgaaaggcgggtcctggtaacaatagttataacttgagcaattacaaaaacaatgtataagagactaaatatttctgttgtttgtaaataaataaaggcatgaatatatttgacgagaatgattggaatcattataatctaccgaatgcatggtaatatgaatcacgggttatacatttcctatcctactttccacaaaaagcctacctactatccaccccactcactatacatcagctatacatcggggaaactctaataaaagctacacagcaacaatgaaagctacgagcctaatacggagggaagtcccaatagttctcaaaatctctcaggtgagatgcccgctccgcagatagtgtctcctcggcagcatgcgctctctcatcagaaacccgtgctctcatcagcagctcgtgccctctcctctgcagcaaggcgtctgatcgactcatcacgcgccctctcctcgacggtaAGGCGAcactcagtctcccgtcgcatcactcccgaccagtggtcgttcctctcttgatacacacgaccaactcgggcatcagcttcccgcactagctcactctgtctccgctcatgggcatgaagatcactctacaaaaaaaaaaaaaaaaaaaaaaacagataagaggcagcataggcaaaaacataaatcatacatacatgcatacatttcactacactaaagtacagtaatgatacataccaggtggtcggtgcagcgcaagctgaggcgatctcgtaggaagccggatagatccacgtagtctgtacaggtctccctagtggtcagtgaagcgtccgaggggtcaaacgggaccctcgaggagaagataggaggggccgcctcgaatcccgcataaggtgtcccagactcgtcatagcagatcgtagcataatccctcccgtagcctggtataggcacgcctatggacgatctctccggtcgggctgcgctggaggactcgccgacgaagtagggctgctcgcgcgctggtgtctgagtctgagtgccatcaaaaaagtcagataagtgggcactcctccaagatccctcctgcaaaaaaaaacacacacacaataaaacctccgaaCATATCacgaataaaatgaaaagagaacGGAATCACTTACtggaacctccgcctgaccaaagacggcctcgaccgcctctctcgaaaacacgtccgtcaccggatctacctccatcgctgtcgctggggcatccctcgcgctcagtaaagtagacaagtaaggctcgcggcccccagcgtgaatccacaccgctctaccaacaaacctacgggtcaggtcccgacgaatgaccgataaAGGCAGGGTCCgtaccgcgaacatagagatggggatctcacccggcgtCCAATTAGCGTCTCTAACCCCAgtaatgcctcgatcccctagataccacgcccgcacgcaggggccggtgagcacacactgctgctcctgaatcatcgacacgtatgcatactcagggccgaagtcgaggtcatcccacctgaactgaatctaaagcaaaatacacaaagagaaagtcagaaaggctcaaaccaaaatctggcacgatggggcaaaatctacctgactcagggtcagcgagtcgatctgatccagaagccgcgacactgtccgtctcctctcagcgctcaagtcgaagtccctccatcgagtcataaatggcggcctcggcactctcggtcgaggtcgagaccggctaggaaggatgtatctctcgtatgcccacacctgcggtaaaaacaaggactaggagtgtgaaaaatgcgaaaaagataagacggataagtcaagaaggcgtcacgtaccagcagggcaaag
The sequence above is drawn from the Euphorbia lathyris chromosome 6, ddEupLath1.1, whole genome shotgun sequence genome and encodes:
- the LOC136232346 gene encoding uncharacterized protein isoform X1, whose product is MTISPRDFSLLTRLRGSNTPVPFHFGMMRPRVDPARLATLIGPGVRLCAKSTPVKFVSTASLLSRRDFCETDATDLAVRSFLVYALSETIFRTKGGKVHAGLIQALSDLDAAASYDWAGAGLAFLYKFLDLTCRKCKDFGGYTFALLVWAYERYILPSRSRPRPRVPRPPFMTRWRDFDLSAERRRTVSRLLDQIDSLTLSQIQFRWDDLDFGPEYAYVSMIQEQQCVLTGPCVRAWYLGDRGITGVRDANWTPGEIPISMFAVRTLPLSVIRRDLTRRFVGRAVWIHAGGREPYLSTLLSARDAPATAMEVDPVTDVFSREAVEAVFGQAEVPEGSWRSAHLSDFFDGTQTQTPAREQPYFVGESSSAARPERSSIGVPIPGYGRDYATICYDESGTPYAGFEAAPPIFSSRVPFDPSDASLTTRETCTDYVDLSGFLRDRLSLRCTDHLSDLHAHERRQSELVREADARVGRVYQERNDHWSGVMRRETECRLTVEERARDESIRRLAAEERARAADESTGF
- the LOC136232346 gene encoding uncharacterized protein isoform X2, with product MTISPRDFSLLTRLRGSNTPVPFHFGMMRPRVDPARLATLIGPGVRLCAKSTPVKFVSTASLLSRRDFCETDATDLAVRSFLVYALSETIFRTKGGKVHAGLIQALSDLDAAASYDWAGAGLAFLYKFLDLTCRKCKDFGGYTFALLVWAYERYILPSRSRPRPRVPRPPFMTRWRDFDLSAERRRTVSRLLDQIDSLTLSQVDFAPSCQILEQQCVLTGPCVRAWYLGDRGITGVRDANWTPGEIPISMFAVRTLPLSVIRRDLTRRFVGRAVWIHAGGREPYLSTLLSARDAPATAMEVDPVTDVFSREAVEAVFGQAEVPEGSWRSAHLSDFFDGTQTQTPAREQPYFVGESSSAARPERSSIGVPIPGYGRDYATICYDESGTPYAGFEAAPPIFSSRVPFDPSDASLTTRETCTDYVDLSGFLRDRLSLRCTDHLSDLHAHERRQSELVREADARVGRVYQERNDHWSGVMRRETECRLTVEERARDESIRRLAAEERARAADESTGF